The Artemia franciscana chromosome 21, ASM3288406v1, whole genome shotgun sequence genome includes the window aataattagcgtgggagggggcctaggtgccctccaattttttggttacttaaaaaggacactagaacttttcaattccgttagaatgagccctcttgcaacattctaggacaactgggttgatacgatcacccctgggaaaaaaaaacaaaaaacaaataaacacgcatccgttatctgccttctggcaaaaaatataaaattccacatttttgtagataggagcttgaaaattctacagtagggttttctgatacgctgaatctgatggtgtaattctatgacttttagggggtatttcctcctattttctaaaataacgcaaattttctctggctcttaacttttgatgggtaaaactaaacttgatgaaacttaaatatttaaaatcagcattaaaatgcgattttttttatgtagctattggaaccaaaattccattttttagatttttggttactattgagccgggtcgctccttactacagttcgttaccacgaactgtttgatcattggtatcaaaattccgttttttagagttttggttactattgagccgggtcactccttgatacagttcgttgccacgaactgtttcatatCTGGAGGAGCTGTATCTCGGTCTGGTTTTGCCTAATGTTTGAGATAGGAGATGATCCTAGTATTTGTATTTCTCTACAGTGGGTATACCATACATGGATAAGACTTTCGTTAAGGCTTTTCAATCAACTGAATTGAACGTTTACTCATAATCAAGGAAACTGAGAACTAAAGATAtttgatgactcaggcacttctcaattatttatCTAAGATTGAAAATTGGATCAACACACCCTCTACCCTTCTTAAGACCCCactgtttttctctttaaaCTTATCATAAGTAATTTGTTCTATTTACTAGGATATAATTTTGTCAAGGAGCGCTGCTCCTCAAAGTCACCGTGTGGCACCGTTTCAAGCTATGGTTAGATAAACTCGTGAAAGATCCAGCCTGATGCCACTATTAGGCCACGTAAGCGGAATTTCACTTTCAGCAATAGAGCTTTTGACATTTTGAGTCCTGAAGAAAATCggtatagaaaataaaacttaaaattctttgaaaatataattggaCTATACTTCTTTCAAAAACTTTGACAACCTTTagctataaaaattttaattgtaaaaaaaaatatacacaaacaaTAATATAGCAACTTGATAATTTTAACCTTCTCCCTCCAATCCCACATCATCTTCATTCTGTCCGTCTTCATCCTCGTCCTCCCCCTCTCCCGCCCCCTCTCCCTCCACCTCCCCCTCTCCCTCCGCCTCCACCTCCCCCTCTTCCCCCTCCTCCACCTCTCCCTCCTCCTCCACCTCTTCCCCCTCCTCCCCCTCTCCCTCCTCCTCCACCACTACTCCCACTTCTACTCCCTCCACCACTACTCCCACTTCTACCCCCTCCTCCACCACTGCTCAATATTGGTCGGGAGAATGAGCCTGGATTGCCTTGGTAAGAAGTGAATGAGCTTGAATAACCTGAGCTTGAAGAGCCATAATATGCTGATGAGCCTGAATAGGAATATGAAGGGTAATACCGACCATAAGTATATGAAGGATAATAGCGACCATACCTATATGAAGGAAAATAGCGACCATACCCATATGAAGGCAAGTAGCGACCATAGCCATATGAAGGGTAGTATTGACGATAACCATATAAAGGGTAGTAGCTTCGGTAATGCGTACCAGTTCCTTCCATATCTTCTTCAACAGGCAATTTTAGTTCAGAAGGTTTCAATTCTTCATATTGCTGCTCAGCTTGAATTTGCTTAGGGACTGTTTCTTCTGCAAAAACTGTCACTGTTCCAAGGGCCACCAGAATAATCTAGAAAAGTTAGACAGGTGGGTCAAAACTGTTTaagtaaattttggtttaaacAATCggcaataaaatttgttttagtaTCCCCTCTCCCACTTAAGAAGTCACACTGCAGCAATATAGGGAATTACTCTATTCAGGAGTATACTGAGTGAGTTCCTTATTCAGTTCGTTCGTTTATTCACACAATATCACAGTTATTATATACTAAGTACTATGTGATAATAGCAGCTATACAGTATTGCAGGCCAACTATTAGGAGAAAATCTATTGGATTTTCTTGTGTGGAAGGCGGGAGGCGGCCCTCGTACCTCAAAGTgctctttgttctttttttggtgataatttttctaattgtcACCAGAGATTTTTCAGATCAATACTGATTTATCCTTATAATCTAGTATTAGTTGAAAGTGTGCCTGGATTAGGGTCTAATGGTGATGCTGAAGAATTGACACATCGTCTTGTACTTCAGATCTCATATGCATTCCAGGAACAGGtgtatctcaaaatattgactaaaattaagattttaattCTTGCAACAGggctttgtatttttttttttttaattccttcaaAAATAGACATTGGTTGATTATGTTCAAAGTGGCAGTGCTGTCTTAGTGATGAGAGCTGTTTCACCTGTTTATTTATCTTGTCACTGGCAGTCAAAATATGGAACAAATTAGTTCTgcctttagattttttttttcaaagcaattAGCTGAATATCTGTTGAGGCTATTGATGAGTTCTTGATTTCTAGtcattcttaaaatttattctaaaatacAGTTATGATTATACACTTATGCTGAAGCACAAAaccaaaagagaaaagaaaaaaaaaagagcagttCTGCCAAGTGATGGcacatttatataaaaaaacaggagcaaatcattaaaaattaaattgattaaaaatctttaaatgaAAAGCAGCACTGACGTCTTAGAATATTTAGCAAATTATCAAATTATAATAGAAATTAtaatagaaaattataaaacaaataaaaaaattatcaaaagtagcgcaatagtgctgcctaagtaaagagcgatgttaacagaatgtattatttattgCTGGTTGTATTATTTATTGCTGGTTGTAAAGGATGGTCGTATATACTAACTGAATTgataatcagaatttctagtacccttttcaagAGTAAAAGTTATCAGAGGGCAGCTATCCCCCACACGTctgtttttcccaaaatgtatccaCTAGAAATTTTGGCACAGTCATTTTGTtagaaatagtccaaagatcatatagcaAGGCGTTCGGGGTTGATATAATCAACCAAAGCCTTGGGGcgagggttgcaagttatgccccgggggtatttaaggtttttctGGAAGGGGATGGTTGTttaac containing:
- the LOC136040728 gene encoding ATP-dependent RNA helicase A-like, with the protein product MDKQNMKLIILVALGTVTVFAEETVPKQIQAEQQYEELKPSELKLPVEEDMEGTGTHYRSYYPLYGYRQYYPSYGYGRYLPSYGYGRYFPSYRYGRYYPSYTYGRYYPSYSYSGSSAYYGSSSSGYSSSFTSYQGNPGSFSRPILSSGGGGGRSGSSGGGSRSGSSGGGGGRGGGGGRGGGGGRGGGGGRGGGGGGGRGGGGGRGGGRGGGRG